A window of the Streptomyces finlayi genome harbors these coding sequences:
- a CDS encoding sensor histidine kinase, translated as MPAAPAPVTAPPKPTWEPKQQEPQYPWLRPTIRIRLTLLYGGMFLIAGILLLSIIYMLAAQALHVGSELPFKIVTGEVTSEVCDLPKNATPDAFNAAMNICVNHQRKQALDTLLNRSLLALVGLSIIAFAFGYAMAGRVLSPLGRITRTARRVAGTDLSRRIELDGPDDELKELADTFDDMLDRLERAFTAQQRFVGNASHELRTPLAINRTLLEVHLSDPEAPPELQQLGRTLLATNERSEQLVEGLLLLARSDNQNVERKPVDLAEVAERAIDQAHAEAVAKGVEIRGERAAAVVQGNGVLLERIALNLVQNAVRYNVAENGWVEVATEVQPGQALLVVSNTGPVVPAYEIDNLFEPFRRLRTERTGSDKGVGLGLSIARSVARAHGGRIIAEPREGGGLVMRVTLPV; from the coding sequence GTGCCCGCCGCCCCGGCGCCCGTGACAGCGCCACCGAAGCCGACCTGGGAGCCCAAACAGCAGGAGCCCCAGTACCCCTGGCTGCGCCCGACCATCCGCATACGGCTCACGCTGCTCTACGGCGGCATGTTCCTGATCGCGGGCATTCTGCTGCTCTCGATCATCTACATGCTGGCGGCGCAGGCCCTGCACGTGGGCAGTGAGCTCCCGTTCAAGATCGTGACCGGCGAGGTCACCAGTGAGGTGTGCGACCTTCCCAAGAATGCCACGCCCGACGCCTTCAACGCGGCCATGAACATCTGCGTCAACCACCAGCGCAAGCAGGCCCTCGACACGCTGCTCAACCGCTCGCTCCTGGCCCTCGTGGGCCTCAGCATCATCGCCTTCGCCTTCGGTTACGCCATGGCGGGCCGGGTGCTGTCCCCACTGGGCAGGATCACCCGCACCGCCCGCAGGGTGGCCGGAACCGATCTCTCCCGCCGGATCGAGCTGGACGGACCGGACGACGAGCTGAAGGAGCTGGCCGACACCTTCGACGACATGCTGGACCGTCTGGAGCGGGCCTTCACCGCCCAGCAGCGGTTCGTCGGGAACGCCTCGCACGAGCTGCGCACCCCGCTCGCCATCAACCGCACGCTCCTGGAGGTCCACCTCTCCGACCCGGAGGCCCCACCGGAGCTCCAGCAGCTCGGCAGGACCCTGCTGGCCACCAACGAGCGCAGTGAGCAGCTGGTCGAAGGGCTCCTGCTGCTCGCCCGCAGCGACAACCAGAACGTCGAACGGAAACCCGTGGATCTGGCCGAGGTCGCGGAGCGCGCCATCGACCAGGCGCACGCGGAGGCCGTGGCCAAGGGCGTGGAGATCCGCGGCGAGAGGGCCGCTGCCGTCGTCCAGGGCAACGGTGTCCTGCTGGAGCGGATCGCGCTGAACCTCGTACAGAACGCCGTCCGCTACAACGTGGCCGAAAATGGCTGGGTCGAGGTGGCCACGGAGGTGCAGCCCGGACAGGCGCTCCTCGTCGTCTCGAATACGGGCCCCGTGGTGCCCGCGTACGAGATCGACAACCTCTTCGAGCCCTTCAGGCGGCTGCGTACGGAGCGGACGGGCAGCGACAAGGGGGTCGGACTCGGCCTGTCGATCGCGCGATCCGTCGCGCGGGCCCACGGAGGCCGTATCATCGCGGAGCCTCGCGAGGGCGGTGGTCTTGTGATGCGCGTCACCCTGCCGGTCTGA
- a CDS encoding DUF4193 domain-containing protein, giving the protein MATDYDTPRKTDDDVDQDSLEELKARRSDKAASAVDVDEFDAAEGLELPGADLSNEELAVRVLPKQADEFTCMSCFLVHHRSQLAREKNGQPICRDCD; this is encoded by the coding sequence ATGGCAACGGATTACGACACCCCACGCAAGACAGACGACGACGTGGACCAGGACAGCCTCGAAGAGCTCAAGGCTCGTCGGAGCGACAAGGCCGCGTCCGCCGTCGACGTCGACGAATTCGACGCGGCCGAAGGACTGGAACTGCCCGGAGCAGACCTGTCCAACGAGGAACTGGCCGTACGGGTCCTGCCCAAGCAGGCCGACGAGTTCACCTGCATGAGCTGCTTCCTCGTGCATCACAGGAGCCAGCTGGCCCGCGAGAAGAACGGCCAGCCGATCTGCCGCGACTGCGACTAG
- a CDS encoding response regulator transcription factor, whose protein sequence is MRVLVVEDEQLLADAVATGLRREAMAVDVVYDGAAALERVGVNDYDVVVLDRDLPLVHGDDVCRRIVELGMPTRVLMLTASGDVSDRVEGLELGADDYLPKPFAFSELTARVRALGRRTTVALPPVLERAGIKLDPNRREVFRDEQEIQLAPKEFAVLEVLMRSEGAVVSAEQLLEKAWDENTDPFTNVVRVTVMTLRRKLGEPPVIVTVPGSGYRI, encoded by the coding sequence GTGCGCGTACTCGTCGTCGAGGACGAGCAACTGCTCGCCGATGCGGTGGCCACCGGACTGCGCCGGGAGGCCATGGCCGTCGACGTGGTCTACGACGGAGCCGCGGCCCTGGAGCGTGTCGGGGTCAACGACTACGACGTGGTGGTGCTGGACCGGGACCTCCCGCTGGTCCACGGCGACGACGTCTGCCGCAGGATCGTCGAGCTGGGGATGCCCACCAGGGTGCTCATGCTCACCGCCTCCGGAGACGTCAGCGACCGCGTGGAGGGGCTGGAGCTCGGCGCGGACGACTACCTCCCCAAGCCCTTCGCCTTCAGCGAGCTGACCGCGCGGGTACGTGCCCTCGGGCGCCGCACGACGGTCGCGCTGCCGCCGGTCCTGGAGCGTGCGGGGATCAAGCTCGACCCCAACCGCCGCGAGGTCTTCCGGGACGAGCAGGAGATCCAGCTCGCGCCGAAGGAGTTCGCCGTACTGGAGGTCCTGATGCGCAGCGAGGGCGCGGTCGTCTCGGCCGAGCAGTTGCTGGAGAAGGCGTGGGACGAGAACACCGACCCGTTCACCAACGTGGTGCGCGTGACGGTGATGACCCTGCGCCGCAAGCTCGGAGAACCGCCCGTCATCGTCACGGTGCCCGGTTCCGGATACCGGATCTGA